The Denticeps clupeoides unplaced genomic scaffold, fDenClu1.1, whole genome shotgun sequence genomic sequence ATGATTAactaaaaaattacataaaaaaatcactttcagaTGGTCATTCAGGCTAATCTGGTCATTTTTATATTCTGAATATGCATCGCTATTAACATCCCAACGCTGGATACATTATAATGTAAATCTATAATAGAGAAGCTTGTTTCGGGATACAAATCATATTGAGTTCTGAGGAATTTGTCTCATGTCTATCATATTCTACACAGCGTGCAACATGAAACGTTTCCCCAACCTGGATAAAGTTCACCATTAGAGACTGACATTCTgcttaataaaaacaaactaaattatAAAGCCCTCATTTGCAGTTCTCTTCAGAGCAAATTCATTCTTTCAGCCATTTTCATCAAGTGCCTgataaaaagtacaaaaacatacacaagctcacacacatgaatacataatatttgtaataaaaattttataataatatatctaGTATTTTATTATCTAAATTTGGTCCCCACTaagatataaataataatacaggcacttgtttttatttctttgtgggGACctaaacactaacacacacacacactctctcacttcctcacacactcactcacagacaGGCGTTCGTGGGGGTCTTGTTCCTGGCTTCCTGGTATCTGAAGACTCTGCATGAATCCGTGCAGATTGCTCTGGAATCCTTTCATCTGCCCATTGATGCgctgcagcagctcctgctCTCTCGCGACACTCCCAGAATCCTCTTCTGCTGGTGGACCGGGCTGTGGTCTGCTAGCAATGGAGATTATGGCATTTGTTTCGCTGATCAGTTGTTCTATAGTACCACCCAGACGCTCCGCCTCCAGGTGGATATTCATCATGTGCTTATGACCAATCGTCTCCTGACGGCTTTGTTTGAAAGGCCCTGGCTCGTGTAGGAGAAGCCGAGTCCCCCTTGTCTCCTCTGAGTCACTCTCTCCCCCTATAGGCCCCTCCCTTTGGCGAGAGTTGGGGTCACGACTCTTGACAACGTCAGTATGGCTGTCTGGCAGGCGGACTATATCCGAGGCTGGGCGGGGCGCGCTTAGCTGCTGCTGTTTCTCTGCCTGCAGCTGCAGTAATTTGCCTGCCATCGAATTCAAGTGCTTCCGTGCCACTCTTAGCTCCTCCTGTGTAGACTCCGCCCCTGTCCCGCCCTCACGCAGCGTGATGAGTTCTTCTGTAATCTGAATGTTCCGCTGCTCCGCCTCAGCATTGCTTCTTCTCAGaagctccacctcctcctccaacagcagcagctgctcccTGAGCTCTGACTGGCCGGGCTGCTTTACCCCACCGCCATACTCCTCCTCCCTCATATCGCTTAGCTCCGCCCTCAAGCCACGGctttccagctccagctccacgaTCTTCCTGCTCAGGGCGtcggcctcctcctccaccaaccGAAGCCGCAGCTTCAGCTCCGATTCCCTCATGCTGGGTGGGCCTGCCATTTCACCCTTGAGGTGGGGTAGCGTGTTTtggggtggaggaggaagcAACTCCCCATATAGAGCAAGGTACTGCTGAACCTGTTGCTCGgccttctctttctccttcgcCAAAGTCACCATGTTCTTCCGCAGAAGCTCTGCCTCCTCATTCATCAACGACAGGTGGCAGCGCAAATCCTTGCTGTCCTCCTAATGACACAAAACACCCACAGCGATGATGTTCTAAGCAACCTGTAGTTCTGAATTATGCTGAATTTTTCCTGAATTTCTCAGCAAAGTGGTCTTCATACCTCACTGGGTGGAGATTTCTCTTCTGGACCAAGTTCGTCTCTACTTGCAGTTCCCttctaaataaatacaaacagtcACTTAAATACTCTTGTCATGTTGTATAAGGTCTTGATACAGTCTCATTTGCAAATATTACCATCCTGCAACTTATATTTATCTCAAACTACTGACAACAAAGATAGAAACAGTTAAATGATGACAGTATATAGTGCATTATGAGAAAACGAAAGTGTTTATTATTCCATTTCTTATTAATTCCGGTCGTATTTCTGATCATatggtcttgtgtgtgtgtgtgtgtgtgttttcacctcCTGGTTCAGCAGGGCTTGCCTGCTGACCTGCAGCTGGACTATGTTTTCTCTCAGCCGGTCATTCTCTTGCTCCGTCAGCTTCTGCGCCTCCTCCACCCGCTGCAGCTCCCGGTGCAGCCGGACCGAGACATCCTTTGCCACCTGCCGTGCAGACCCTTTATCACTTTATAATTTTTCCCACTACGCAGACAGATAAACATGACTGCATATGGATTCTGTTGTCATTCCCAAACCCACGGATTGGAAAATGTTTTACAGAAGTGCCCTAATtagatcaatcaatcaatcaatcaatcgatcaatgatattttatttatacaataaaaCAGTGCCAAAGGCAACAGTGGCACGGAAAAGGGACGAACCCTTGACAGAAACCCATCCTCCTGTGATTGTATTTTAGAATCTATGATCGATGTTGTCGAGCGGCGCACCTTCAGGTCCTGCTCTAGGCCCCGCACCAGCTCCTCGTCCGCCTCGCCGCTCTGCGCAGAGCGCTCGCGCCGCCGCTCGGTCTTGCGCAGTCGGTACTGCAGGATCCTGCAGCTCTTGTTGGCACGCTCCAGGTCGCGCCGCACCTCCTGCAGCTGCCGCGTGTCCTCCTCAAAGAAGGAGTCACGCATCTCGTCCATCTCGGCGCGCAGCTCCGCGATTTCCAGCTGAGGAGACAGCTGAGTGTTGCTGCATGCAACAGGTACAATGCGCACAGTGCAATCCCTTCGattgcaatatatatatgtgtgtgtgtgtgtatatatatatatatatatatatatatatagagagagagagagcgagagatagATATAGTTATACActtcctagcggttaaggaagcggccccgtaatcagaaggttgctggttcgatccgccactgagcaaaagcactgttcccacacactgctccctgggcgactgtcatggctgcccactgctcactcagggtgatgggttaaatgcagaggacaaatttcactgtgtgctgtgctgctgtgtatcatatgtgacaatcacttcactttgactttgaaatatatacacacacacactacatacaactatatatatatgtcaaacaATAAAATGAGTTAAAATACAACTTTTAACCAGACGCTGCTCATCCTTTTATGCGCGGACGCACCTTCAGCTCCTCGTTCTCCTCCGTCAGTCTCTCCATCTCGGGCCCGACGTCTGGCGACGCTTCCGGGTGGCTCTCAGagtccatctctctctccgccTGTATTTCTGTTGCCGAATGCAAAGCGgcgttgccagatctcgcgagagaaTCGGGCCCAAGGTGATTgccttgtaaaaaataaaacaactttGCCTTGAAATGAACTAATATACAATATTAGAAcgtactaaataaataaatgcggTGAAAAATGTAGTAATCAGGACGGGGACGGTATTTATAAGCGACGTTGCAATAGTTATATGGCAACACTGCTGCAGAGGTAAGGATTTACACATATggaaataatacacacacacacacacacacataaacattctGAGCGATTCTTGCATACAGACACACCCACGCCCACCCAGACGCTCACGGAGCGTTTCAGCACCAGTGGACTGGATAGCGGCCTCTTCCCCGCGCTGCTGCCGGCCTACAGCCTGGGAACCGGCGCCGAAAACCTCTCTGGGTTCTGTGGTCCTCGTTTGAAGCCCTATGGATACGCGTCTGGATCTGGAGCCGCGGCGCGATGTAGCAGAACCGTTTTTGCGGCTACGGACCTTCTCCTGTGGCCGGAAACGCTTAGCGCCCCCTGTGGCTGACCCGCCAAAATTCacaggaaatggaaaaaaaaagaaaacggagCAGAGACTGATGGACTGAAgtgataatgaaataaaaaattgttaCATTAAAATCAAATATCCGTCGCTCTTTCTAAATTTGAAACCTCCAAACCTGCGTTTTCAGGGTTTATTTGGAAGGTAAAGACTTGGTTGTCCAGCTCGTACAGAAGACAGTAAACTGAAGAATCAAATATTCCATCAATGTGAGCAGGATTTTGTTTGTGGTAGCAAGCTGTAACACTGACAAAAGTGAACACTTTATAAACTTAAAAATTTAAACTTATAAACTTAAAAGACccaataatgtaaataaaccaatcaaacctgatgtaacctgtttatttaaattatgtcaatgctaaaatattaggtgtgacagataaCTTTAATTTCAGCCAGTGCTCACTTTTTTTAGTGTAGTAACATTATTGGAACGTTGGATAATTTGCATTGTTAATATAGAGCTCCAGATGGGTGATGCAGAGATGAATTATAACGTTGGTGGAGATAAACTGAAGCGATTAACAATCACGTTCATTGGCCAACTATGTTCAACAATTCAGCAAGTTTCTGCCTCACTGTTTTATTGGTTCATTTAGACTGGTTCATTAAGGCCATAAGGCAACTCTTAATTACTCTTAAATAATTTTAACAATTCATCTTAGAATACAGGTTTGTTCATGTGAGCATTGTATAGGTAATATCCTCAGCAGTAGATATAGTTACATTTGAATATAATAGCTGTTTAGATTTGTCATTGCATGATTCTGGCATCGATCACAAAAAACCTAAACTTTTTTTATGCAGTACTTGCAatgtggtagtagggtggtagtagcctagtggcacactcgtctatgaaccagaagacccaggttcaaatcccacttactaccattgtgtccctgagcaagacacttaaccctaagttgctccagggagactgtccctgtaactactgattgtaagtcgctctggataagggcgtctgataaatgctgtaaatgtaatgtggtgAGATTTTTATACAAAGACAAAGGGTAATTTCATGAAACCTACTGGGAATTGATTAGTAGCCATTTACTAAAGGAcctgaacacagacacatattcatttttctttatcaAATATAATCACAAAATATGAACTAttgattttaattgttttaaaaaagttacaatgtaaaaataaaccatatacagtgcatccagaaagtttttacagagcatcactttttccacattttgttatgttgcagccttattccaaaatggatttaattaattttctcCACAGAATTCTACACCCCAATATGAcaacattaaaaatgctttattggaggttttggcaaatttattacattttttaaaactgagaaagcacatgtacttatgttttcacagcctttgccaaaTTTGAGCTCAGGTGGCTCATGGTTTCCCTGATCTTCCTTGACATGTTCCTGCAGTTTAATTGGGGACAACCTTTGAAAAAACTGTCTGTAGTCCTCCGaaacaggattgtctcgagCCACAAATCTGTTTTTTAAGGCACCATGCTTCTATAAAACTCCCAAGCTCCATactggtatggcttctctctagtatgtatcctctggtgtaattTAAAGCTTGATACTCCTATAAAACACTTCccaaactccacacactggtagggcgtCTTTCCAGtttgtatcctctggtgtttaaggtttgatgcttgtataaaactcttcccacactccacacactggcaGGGCTTCACTCCAGTATCTGTCCTCTGGtacattttaaggtttgatgcttgtgtaaaactcttcccataCTGGTAAGTCTTCACTCCAGTATGTGTCATCTGGTGCATTtcaaggtttgatgcttgtgtagaATGCTTCCAACACACAGCAGTCGGTCTTCGTTTCAAAAATGATTCTCTGCTATGTTTCAAGGTTCTGCTCTTGTCATGAACTGTCGACACACTCGTTTTTTCTTCGTTTTCCTTTCTGCATGTTTgatctgtgaatttttttttcaatttttgcaAATATAGGGACAATTTGAAGTTAACTTTATACTATAATATGTGTAACTAGTTGTGAGTGGTAGTTTTTTGGACAATGTCATTTTATAATCTATACACTTAATATAAGAAGTAAAGAATACAATTATCAGATGACACAGAATTGGTTCCAATTCTGAATTGTTAATAAGAAAGTCACAGTTTCCAATCTACCAACTTTTCAGATCCAGTgaacaacatttattaataatatatcttttttaaatatcacaaGACAAATCTAGTGATGCTTTTGACAAAACCTAGTTACTTTCTGAACAGCGTTGTTGTCAATTTTCCCCTGTAAACCAGACTGAAGCAGCTAAGATCCAAGTTTTTTACAATCATCAGGcttcaatgtgtgtgtacatgtgtgtgtttgtatgtcacCCAATCTTTCAAACATCAGAATTTATCCTCTATACACAAGCATAGACGCTTTCACCTTTCAAAATGTCCCATTCTCTTCTTCTTGATTAATAATCAaactaagattttttttatttaaacaaatatggGGTGACTGTCATTCTTTTCTTAAAAATACATTCTACACCTTGCAATGCTTTTTGCAAAGATTTGGGTATTTTAATGTGTTCTTAACCCTCACACCACCATGCGACTTGGCAAATTGAGAAAGCTGCTAAAATTCCTACTAAAATccaatctttttacaaccagtCACAGCCAAGTGTGCTGGACAAAGAATAGATAATGTGGAGAAAGGAAAATCACTCATGGAAATCACAGGAATCCTTTTTCTTGCTTGGAACAACTGTGCCTGGGAACTTCCAACACACACTTTGTCTACTTGCTCTATCTTTATCGACCTATAAACCCTAAGGAAGGAAATGGTGTAGAGCATAACTGCAGGTCAGCATTCTTACACATGTATTTCAGGTAGGGCTTGGTGATTATTCAATCTCAATCGATGTT encodes the following:
- the LOC114771774 gene encoding protein SOGA3-like — its product is MDSESHPEASPDVGPEMERLTEENEELKLEIAELRAEMDEMRDSFFEEDTRQLQEVRRDLERANKSCRILQYRLRKTERRRERSAQSGEADEELVRGLEQDLKVAKDVSVRLHRELQRVEEAQKLTEQENDRLRENIVQLQVSRQALLNQEKGTASRDELGPEEKSPPSEEDSKDLRCHLSLMNEEAELLRKNMVTLAKEKEKAEQQVQQYLALYGELLPPPPQNTLPHLKGEMAGPPSMRESELKLRLRLVEEEADALSRKIVELELESRGLRAELSDMREEEYGGGVKQPGQSELREQLLLLEEEVELLRRSNAEAEQRNIQITEELITLREGGTGAESTQEELRVARKHLNSMAGKLLQLQAEKQQQLSAPRPASDIVRLPDSHTDVVKSRDPNSRQREGPIGGESDSEETRGTRLLLHEPGPFKQSRQETIGHKHMMNIHLEAERLGGTIEQLISETNAIISIASRPQPGPPAEEDSGSVAREQELLQRINGQMKGFQSNLHGFMQSLQIPGSQEQDPHERLSMFQPIISLIFVLLMFSSLSYATIFKLVFLFTLFFVL